A window of Miscanthus floridulus cultivar M001 chromosome 12, ASM1932011v1, whole genome shotgun sequence genomic DNA:
GTTGAAAATTGCTTTATCTATGGAAAACATTTGTGACATGAACTCGGTGTCGTTTAATTGAAGTAAGATGGATTGTTTCTATCCTACGTGCAAATAGCTAACTCACTATCTACGGAGTATTTTTGGAAGATGGAGTGGGTTATATAATAGTTTACATTAGTATTTTACCTTTTCGGAGCATATGACTCATGCAATAAAGACGCCATCTCATCTCTTGAGCATTTATAGTGGTAATATGTTGTCTTGCTCATCACATGCTCGCAAAAGAGATAAGATGGTGATCTCAGTTCCAATCATCAAACCGATATAAGGACACCCACAGTGGTGGGTTGGTTTATCTATCACAAGAACAACCACATACTCAAAACGGTGGAGTCGATTCTTGAGCCAAAAGACAACATGGGTctagcaaaaaaataaaaaaaatatgcacGATTCTTCCCCAACCACATATCCTGTGGCAGGTGGGTGGAATCCATTTTCTATTCATCAAGATCGACTCTGAGGTATGAACCGActcttctctctcttccatgATTCGCTTTCGCTAGTTGTTGGTTAGATTCTCGGAGAATCCACGTCGGGGGTACGTTATAAGGGTTTtgtatgaatgttgcaaaagcagattaacatgttgcatatgttgcaacggttgtacacgtatgttgcaaacgtctgttctcaatgtttcatctatttttttagacgtatgttgcaagtgtgtttatcttgatgttgcatatgtttcacatatatgttgcaagtgttttatctggatgttacgtatgtgttgcaattgttttcaaatgttttttcaggtgtttttgcaagtgtttcagatgcatgtttttaaatgttttatctgtcttcggacgtatgttgcaagtgttgtatctggatgtttcaaaagtaaatcgGATGTTGCATCTCTCTCCTCGCTTTCAGCTGCCTCGTCTTAACCTGGTGTTTCCTCCTCGCCTTCTTTGCCTTGCATCCTTCTCAAACTGCGGAGGGGGCACAGCGAGGGCCGGCGAAGTGGGTGAGCTGGGGGTGGCGGATGGGACGCGTGGGGGGATTACGGCACGAACGCGAGCGCACGCTATCCCCTTCCGTTACGTGGGCAGGTAGCGCTTCGGTCCCCTTTAGTTTTCTATTTTACGCAGGATGCTGAGATGGTCCGTTGGTGGGCCACGATGCCATCCCATATGGTTTGGTTGGCTGGGGACTGGGAGATGCGTTCGGACGCGCTGCTGGCGCCGGACGTCCGGGCACTAGTCCCCCTTATTAAAATAGATGGCGCGATAGTTGCATAAATCTCCAAGTGGGTTCAACAAGTTATAACCCTCGAACATGTATGTtagttaggaaaaatattaaactagAGGTGAAACTTCCAAGGATTAGTATATGTATGTTTCTTTATCTCCATTCAGAATGACGCAAGTGGATACGATAGGATAGGAGTATACACCAGGAATCATAAGCTAAAATTTGATTGAGAAGGAAGACTTCTTGAGTCAAGTCAACTAAGAAAACCAGGTTGACAGGTGACACCGACTAATGATGGTATCAATTGAGAAAGTATGCCGAACCTATATTATAGTGTGACAAAAAAAAGTTTCTGAAGATCATGATTTAGGTTGTAATAGCAGTTGCTTTGCAATTGTGATTCAAATCTATCTaatatttatttcttatctcaaAAAGAATAAAAGTCCTTGTTGAAGTCCTTCATGATAGGCTTTTCTAAATCTGGGAAGTTTCTCTTTTCACGGCATTGGATAGTTTGATTGCTTCCTTAATCACTACTTGTGGAAGGACGACACAAACATGAAttcataaacaaaaagaaaattcacagACACTTGTTCTTATCACATAAAAAAGGCCTTTTATGCGAGAGCAATAGAGGTTGAGTACCTACTTTAGTTTAGTTTCCTATCTGAACCTCGCTATACAAAATCTATACCACTGTGGAGCATATAATGTTGTCAACAATGAATTTTCTTGATAACTATTTAGCTATTTAGATTTAGAATATCAAATGTTCCCATTAAAAactttgaaaaatataaaataaaggcTTCTTGGTTTAAAATTTCATAAAATTTCGGGATCATTTTCTTGGGTTTAGCCGCCTTCTCCAAAAAAAACTACTCAGACTGAAATCTCGTTTGGCTTTTGTATCTTTGTAGTCTCGTTCCTAAGGTTGACATCACTAGCTCGTTTGTTTGGTGAGAAAAAATGAGATTTCAAATCACCCCTGATCTTCTTTTTGTCCTTCAGTTTCATACTTATAACAAGAGTAAAGCCTGATCCCCCCCCCCCTGAACTTGTGCTAAATTTTAAAAATACCCTTGTACTTAAATACCAGGCAACCTACCACCTTAACTTAAAAACTGAATAAACTAAATTACCCATCCCACCCCAATAATAATTCAGAGTGCTTTTGATGGTAGTTTTGACTTATGTAGCATGTAGGCTCCACATGTCTTATTTAAGTCATGCAGTAGTTTATTAAATATTTGAGATTCTATATGATCTCAAATTAAACAaaattcaactataaagtttcagaTCTCTTCAAGCACTACAAATTTGCCATAGAGTgtgtctccatccaaggtcgtttgaaaatttcaaaaaaaaactagATAACATAAATTGAATATTTGGGCCTCTAAACGATCTCAAATAAATAGGTTTTCATCCACAAAATTATAGATTGcattgagatctataactttgtgtAGACCGTGTCAATtaccgaggtcatttgaaaaattgaaAGTTATTTTTTTAAGAAATTAAAACCAATATTTGGGTCTCTAAACGATCTCATATAAAAAAAATATGTCAacacaaagttgtagatcgcatTTAGAGCCAAAAATTGGTATAAACAATGTCAAcatccaaaaaataaaaaaaaatgaatttcaaatCTGAGAACTTAAAAATAAATATTTGGGACTTTAAATAATCTTAAATAGAAAATTTGTCAACAACAAAGTTACATACCACATCGAGAGCTACAAATTTGGTATAGCCTATCTTAACATCATGtatcatttaaaaaattcaaatttttgaattttaaaatctaaTAACTTATAACAAATATTTGATCCTATAAAAGATCTCAAATAAAAAtgttttcaactataaagttgtagatcgctTAAAAATCtacaatatttatataaaattagtATTCATCCGACTTAATATGAAAAAGTTGTGACTTTTTTATATAAAAGCAAGAGAGAGCGCCCATGTGGACCCCACTGCCATACCAGCAAAACTACCTAGGAAATCACTTTAAATGGTAAAGGGAGGTATTTTAcctggttttaaaagttgaggtaATAAGTCGTCTGATATTTGATTTTGAGAATATTTTAAAAATTCAGCGATAAATTTAGGGAGACAAACGGACATTACTCTAGTAATAATCACCGGTGATGGTGAGCATCTTCGTGAATAGGCCACCACGTCTCTAAAAAACAACTTGAAAATGTGAAAAATAAGAAACACCAACCACGGAAGTTGACTTTCATCCATTCATCCTATTTATCTCAATCGCTGATCTAGTTTTTGTCATTTGAACGGGCGTATAGCATAGAAATGCAGAATATAAAACAAACAGGTTGCCTACAAAGAACTGCAAGTAGCTACTTATAAATCAAACCGGCCGGCAGTGAAAATGTAAGCGGCATTTATAAAGTGTAATATCCAAAGATGTAGGGGTCCTCTCCTCTTACGCAATATGTTAGAAATCAAACATGACAAAGTCAAACTTTGACCCAGCTGATGTCTTCCGGATTgctcatcgaatgtttggacacatgcatggagtattaaatatagactaattaaaaaattaattgcatagtttgcgactaatttgcgagatgaatcttttgagtctaattagcccatgatttgacaatatggtgctacagtaaatatgttctaattatggattaattaggcttaataaatttttctcgtggagtactgacggattatgtaatttatttttttattagtatccgaataccccatgtaatatcctcccgacacacctcctaaattttagtcggtGGATCAAACACCCCCTAATTCGTACAAACATTgacaaaaattgaaaaaaaaaaatgaaaacatgCTTCAAGGTCTTCTCTCTTATCAACGCTGGACGCGCAACGGCTGAACCCAAATCCTCAATCATCATCATGGATACAATATTCATCCACCTTCTCCTCTCGTTTATGCTACTTTGTCCCATAGCCATCGCCGCCGACGTGTCGGACACGCTCGGCAAGGGCCGGAACATCACCGACGGCGAGACGCTCGTCTCAGCCGACGGGACATTCACCTTGGGATTCTTCTCTCCTGGGGCGTCAACCAAGAGATACCTCGGCATCTGGTTCTCGGCGTCCAGTGTCGCCGTCTGCTGGGTGGCAAACGGTGACCGCCCTGTGAACGGCAACTCCGGCGTGCTGGTCGTCAGAGACACGGGAAGCCTTGTGCTGCTAGACGGCTCTGGCCAGGTCACATGGTCATCGAACTCCACCAGCTCCTCGTCATCGGCGGAGGCGCAGCTCCTCAACTCCGGCAACCTCGTCGTCCGCgacggaggcagcagcagcagcgccatCCTGTGGCAGTCGTTCGATCACCCGTCGAACACCATGCTGTCCGGCATGAAGCTGGGCAAGAACAAGTGGACCGGCGCCGAGTGGTACCTCACGTCGTGGCGCTCAGCCGACGACCCGTCGCCGGGGGCCTACCGCCGCGCGCTGGACACCAGCGGGCTGCCCGAGCTTGTCGTGTGGCAGGGCAACGTCAGGACCTACCGCACTGGCCCGTGGAACGGCCGGTGGTTCAGCGGCGTCCCGGAGGCGTCGGCGTACAATAATTTGATCTGGTACCAGGTGACGACAAGCCCGGCGGAGATATCCTACGGCTACACCTCCAACCCCGGCGTCGCATTGACTCGTGTTGTGCTGACCGACACCGGCATGGCCAAGCGCCTGGTGTGGGACTCGGGCGCCCGGACGTGGCAGACCTTCTTCCAGGGACCGAGGGACCTCTGCGACGCCTACGGCAAGTGCGGGGCGTTCGGGCTGTGCGACGCCGGCGCGGCGTCGACGTCGTTCTGCAGCTGCCTCACGGGGTTCAGCCCCGCGTCGCCGCCGGCGTGGTCCTTGAGGGATACCTCAGGCGGATGCAAGCGGAATGTGAAGCTGGACTGTGCCAATAATGGCAGTGgcaccacgacgacgacgacggacgGTTTTCTGTTGTTCCTCGGAGTGAAGCTTCCCGACACACGCAACGCGACGGTGGACATGAGCATCACGGTGGAGGACTGCATGGCGAGGTGCCTCGCCAACTGCTCGTGCTTGGCCTACGCCGCCCCAGATATCCGCGGTGGCGACGTCCGCAGCGGCTGCGTGATGTGGACGGGTGACATCATCGACCTTCGGTACGTGGACAAAGGGCAAGATCTGTACCTGAGGCTGGCCCAGTCTGAGCTGCCGGTGGCGCcctcgccgcggcggcggccattCCCTACTGCACCAGTTGTCGGTGCATCCGCAgccgccgtcgctgccgtggttcTTATTGTTTTGTTGGTCGTACTTGTGAGGAGGCTCCGGCAACCTATAATCCCAGGTAAAATTACTGACCCAATTGTTTGTTTTAACTTTGAACATTTCAGATTACCATAAAAGGGCAACACACCATGCTAACATATGTGTTGACTGTTGAGTTTTCCAGCTGTTCAGAGTGCCTCTTCGGGTGTACCTTCTACTGAACTACGCAGACCTCCGTTGGTCCCTTCTGTTGGACAACGTAGTCCTGTTCTCAACGTGCCTTCTGTTGAACTGTCTACTTTGAGGAGGACTACAAATGATTTCTCTGTAGACAATGTCATTGGCCGTGGAGGATTCAGCACCGTATTTGAGGTCCGTGTTCATGTTACCAAACGCTATAATGACAGAGAATACTTCCGACAGCTAGTATACTAGTATTGTTCATATGACAAGATAAATAATCAAAGCATGAGCATAGCTACAGCTTTCATCTTGAAGGACGGAACTCTAAAATATTTTCATCTTGACTGTACATAGGAGTATTTCACACCTGCTTTGCAGTTTGCACTGGAAGTAGTGTATTTTACTGTTCTGACATTCATAGCTGACATGACTGTGCAATTACCAGGGAAATTTAACTGATGGTAGAAAGGTTGCTGTAAAGAGGATCACACAATCTTATCTTACCGATGAAGGTGGTGAAATTTTCATGAGAGAAGTGCAACTGATGTCagagctcaagcatgacaatctTGCTCAGCTCCTTGCTTATTGCAAGGATGGAAATGAGCGGATACTAGTCTACGAGTACATGGAGAACAGGGGCTTGAACCTTTACATATTCGGTACTTGCATGCTTTCAATTTATAATGCACAGATTATTGATATCCGTATAGATGTATGATCACAATGTTCAGCTACTTCCAAGCGCTCATCTGCTCTGTGTGTGACTGACAGCGAGAGATCCCAGCCACCGTGCCCGTGCTTTGTTGAATTGGGAGCGGAGGCTGGAGATAATTGTAGGGGTTGCCAAAGGCGTTGCTTATCTGCATGGACAGGAAGTGATACACAGGGATCTGAAACCATCAAATATCCTCTTGGATGAAAATTGGAGAGCTAAGATTGCAGATTTTGGCGCTGCAAAAGTTTACGTCGATGGCCAGACGAATCCGACACTAGTACAGACAGAGTATGACTGAAACCTGACCCCCTCGGCTACGGTTTCAATTCAAGTGCAGTAGAATCACTAGGTTACATGCATATATAACACTAGCGTGGGTGGCCATGCTTCGCGTGGGAAGGAGGTgggaaaaaaaatgaaattttttTTATTGGGCGGAGATTGTTCTTTTttcgaggaaaaaaaaaagaaaacttatCGGGCGCCGGATGAACAGTAGCGCGTCGTCACTGTTGATCAACAGTGATATGCGTCTGCGAGAACCCTGATGAACAGTGCGTGACGCTGTGACACCCCTCAAATTTAAAGTCCTTACTGGCGTGGGTGCCCATGCTTCGCGTGGGAAGGAGGTGGGGAAAAAAATGGGAAATTTTTTTATCGGGCTGACACGGTTCTTTTTCGGAAAAAAAAACCCTTATCGGGCGCCGGGTGAATAGTAGCGCCCCGGTACTGTTGAACTATAGGATTCTGAGTCGGAAAAAACCTTATCGGCCGCCGGATGAACAGTAATGCGCCCTGGTACTGTTGATCTACAGGATTCTGAGTGTGTGATACGCCGATAAACAGTGCGCGACGATGTGACACCCCCTCAAATTTAAAGTTCTTGCTAGCAGGTAACCCGCGCTTCGCGCGGGAAACAGTGAACGTTAAAAAAAAGGAGCGCGGGAAACAGTGAACGCCAAAAAAAAGGTTGGTACTGTTCCTTAGCGGTCGGGTACTGTTCATCTATAGGGTCTGTGCGCGTCGGATGAACAATGATGCGCGCTGTGACACCCCTCAAATTTATAGTCTTTTATAGATATAGATTAGTGAACTTAACTATGATGTAGTTGCTTCTGTTTTCTGTTCACATCCACTGCATGCTTCTGTTTTCTGTTCTCAATGCCAATTGCCAAATCCTCAACTTACTGAACTGTTTATATTGGCAAAAGGGGATATAGGGCTCCAGAGTACACAGCGCAAGGGCCGCAGCTGACGCTGAAGTGCGACGTGTATAGCTTCGGAGTCGTCCTGATCGAGATCATCAGTGGCAAAAGGAACACTAGCACCCCAAAGCTCCTTTGTCATGTGAGCAAACAGCTAAAACACCGCGAGTTTCTGCAAGAAGATGATCCCTTTTGTCCATGAATTGAACTGCATTATTCTCTCTGCATTTCTTGCAGGCCCAGGAATCTTGGAACCAGCATAAGATCAAGGAGGACCTTC
This region includes:
- the LOC136498393 gene encoding G-type lectin S-receptor-like serine/threonine-protein kinase At4g27290, whose protein sequence is MDTIFIHLLLSFMLLCPIAIAADVSDTLGKGRNITDGETLVSADGTFTLGFFSPGASTKRYLGIWFSASSVAVCWVANGDRPVNGNSGVLVVRDTGSLVLLDGSGQVTWSSNSTSSSSSAEAQLLNSGNLVVRDGGSSSSAILWQSFDHPSNTMLSGMKLGKNKWTGAEWYLTSWRSADDPSPGAYRRALDTSGLPELVVWQGNVRTYRTGPWNGRWFSGVPEASAYNNLIWYQVTTSPAEISYGYTSNPGVALTRVVLTDTGMAKRLVWDSGARTWQTFFQGPRDLCDAYGKCGAFGLCDAGAASTSFCSCLTGFSPASPPAWSLRDTSGGCKRNVKLDCANNGSGTTTTTTDGFLLFLGVKLPDTRNATVDMSITVEDCMARCLANCSCLAYAAPDIRGGDVRSGCVMWTGDIIDLRYVDKGQDLYLRLAQSELPVAPSPRRRPFPTAPVVGASAAAVAAVVLIVLLVVLVRRLRQPIIPAVQSASSGVPSTELRRPPLVPSVGQRSPVLNVPSVELSTLRRTTNDFSVDNVIGRGGFSTVFEGNLTDGRKVAVKRITQSYLTDEGGEIFMREVQLMSELKHDNLAQLLAYCKDGNERILVYEYMENRGLNLYIFARDPSHRARALLNWERRLEIIVGVAKGVAYLHGQEVIHRDLKPSNILLDENWRAKIADFGAAKVYVDGQTNPTLVQTEGYRAPEYTAQGPQLTLKCDVYSFGVVLIEIISGKRNTSTPKLLCHAQESWNQHKIKEDLLDSAVGQPEPEILLQLERCVQVGLLCVQQSPADRPSMAEVVAMLTTNGSSSSSQARRPDSSAAASPLATQDASGAHGNSIYLT